From the genome of Pleuronectes platessa chromosome 19, fPlePla1.1, whole genome shotgun sequence:
TTTGTTCGCAAAAAGAACGAAAAAGCTAAAGGAAATACGTTAAAAAGGATATAATAACAATTGAttattttttccatcaagaaaAATACTTTGGTGCCCGTTACACCTGTCCCCAAGGTTGAAAAGCCCGGCGCCGACCCTACATTATCTATATTATCGGGAAAATTGAAACCCTTAAAAAGCACAACTTTTCTAAAAAGCACAACTTTTCTAAAAAGCACAACTTTTCTAAAAAGCACAACTTGTGCCGTGACAGGTGCGTTTCAGGCAGATCAGCTCTTCTCACAGCAGCGAGAACTAGTAACTGGACTTGGATCCTAAATCTTATAATGAGTAGTTTCACCTGCTGGTTGAAgagttcctcttcctcctccactccgtcatcttcctcgtcctcgtcctgttCTTCTATGGCTGTCTGGTACGTTGTGGTTCTCTTTGCCACCTCCTACGCAAATGCATGTGAAAAACATCcatgaagttgttgttgttttttttcccactggGCAGCCTTATTAATCTAATAGTTCTATACTTCTTGGGTGGGACTGTCTGGGACATTTAGAAAATTGCAGGCATATGTTTCAATTGACCTGCTCTTCAGAAATCATTACGGTCAGCAaaaacatacacatatatatatatatatatatatatatatatatatatatatatatatatatatataaaatttagGAGAACTCCTCCAGTCACAACTCCAACTCAcatggaaaatggtgaaaaaaaatcaattaaaatcaaattactgactcatttctaattaataaaagtcaTATAGTCTCTGCTAAaagttatttacatttttaccgAAGCAAAAATATTTGAAACTATGCCTTCTGAGTTCAAATCAAATTACATTGCTCTGAAGAAAATGTTAGCCCCTTTCAAAATTTCTTctatactgtatatttgtcagaattaaatgtttcagatcatcaGAAAGATGacaattaaatacaaaagaTACTGGAATTAATGagattgttgatgtttttaatttttactAAAACTTGTTAAGTGAAAAAGTGGATATCTCAAGGGGCAAATAGTTTTTCACAAATCTACCAGACAGCTTATTTTTTGCCCTGAACTTTATTTCCAGTAAACTTTAAATCTTACAATCCTGTAGgtggtgaatgaatgaatgtgagtgtgtaaatggttttgtatttatatagagcttttctagtcttgatgaccactcaaagctctttacagtacagtttgacatTCACCCATACAGTGCATCGTGTGTGTACATACCTCTCCCTGAGGGTTGATCAGCAGCACATGGACGTCCTCGCCTGAAGCCCAGGAGGACTGGTTCTTCCAAAGCAAGTCTGTGGGAGGTTTGGAGCTCACACCAGCATCAGACGCCCACACCTGCACAAAAACAAGCACATTAGTCTTAAAAAAGCCCCAAGAAACCTCCTAATATTCAACCCAATATAACATCAACTGACGAAGAACATACACTACTGATATCAGTCAGTTCTTTCCTGTATTAGTGGTTCAAAAGCAAGCcagaaaaaggacaaaaatagATATACGTTTCTGGTTTGATGAATGTATATCATCcttaaataaaagattcagAATGCTGTTGACTGGACAGACAGCTTCTAACATGAATCCATGGCCAGTTTCACAGACCAGGTTTAGATTTAGCCAGGAGGAGGCATAATGTTTACGAGTTAAACTACAACATTGAAATGGCTTTCCTGAGCTCAGCTTACGTCTGGCTTAGTTTTTCTCAGAGACTTAGAAGTCCTGCAGTAAGGTAGGGCTAAGTCTCGTAAGGTCAGGTATGAGCACATGCTGTTTGTGTAATGGTCTTCATAAGACAAATACATGTTAAAAGTTTTAAGCAATTCTAGGTTCAGCTGAAAAGGATTAGAACCTAAGACAAACACTTACCGTGACTTTCTGGCCAGCCTTCAGAATATATTTGGGAGTAAAATTGTAAGTGGCTGTAGCATTTCCAGTAGTCTTGATCAATTCAAACCCCCCCATGGCCTGGTCCTGAGACAAACAATGGTAAAATGGGTGTTATATTCTACTGTTACatcgaaagaaaaaaaaaaaaaaaaaaaaaaaaaaaaaaatcagggacTCACCTCATCTCCACTGTGCTGGAGGCAAATGAACTTGCCATCAGTATCAATTTCATCAATGCAGATGGATCCTGTGGCTGAAGCAGAGTGAGCAAtggacacagagctgctggctTCTTGTTCCTCCACATCAACACGCTTCCTCTTTCCTCGAGTGGTCTGCAGGCTGCGGCTGCTGGACGAGGCTCTTGACACCGTGACACGTGATGAAGGACTGGGAGACAGTTTCAgtctagaaacacacacacacagaccacagtTAGATATCTGATGGTCTTCTGTATTTTATGGCATTTGTAACATTATTTTGACTATGAAGGACATAGGACACAGTTTTCAGCACGGTAACTCTGTGTGAAGTGACAGTGAGTCTGGATGATCCTCCTGCTGTTCTGTGTCATCCTGCTCACAGAATGACACATCAAGCTGGAGGAGAGTAGCGCTGCAGCAATAGACAGATTAAATCAACTTAAATTCCTATATGGATATATTTGGAAACAAATTGCATCATTGGGTTGATGGGTCATCAGTGGAtcctaacaacaacaaaaggagGGTAATTTTATAATGTCGCGATTCCTGTTATTTTGCATGACTTGACTCCATTTCTGTAGGTGCATGGCTATCTGAGTGAACATACCGTCCTCTGGAATGAGAGTCCACTGCTGTATTGGAAAGGCAACATGTACCGCTTCTGTATCCTAGCCAAAGCAGCACGCAAGTACCTCTCAGCTTCATGCATATCAGTCAACAGTGACACTCTTCTCTGATTAAGTAAAAGTtgttgaagaaaagaaaaataggaTCCTATGCGAAAAAGCAGAAATGCTTATCTTGGTAAAAGAAAGAATGCTGCAATTCAAGTAGCATTTTTTCAGTGTTGAGTACATTTACTTAAGAATATAAAGTGGGAAAATTGCACAGAACACAGTGTCTTTCATACATTTCGGTAAACTTTATAAGTGAGGATAAAGTGAGGACATGtttcaatttgatttatttagccTTGAGATGAACTTGAAAGAGGTTTTGTATTTTGATAAGTGTGCTGTGCATATTGGCAAATTTAATTAGTCATAAAAGCTTTTCAGGATATTTAGTTATGTGGTAAATTTTTCTAAGATGCAAGTTAACATTATCATTAAGTCATACACTTGCTACAATTTAGAAAAGTGGCAACCATTAGttacttgtgtttttcattgtgGCCCTTTAACTTCTTGAGAGATGATATATGGAATGTTAGCTGAAATTAGGTAGAAGAGACACTGGAgtataatattatatttcttGCCATTATTCAAAGACAGTCTAAAGTGAATCAGCAATATttgatgaaatatatatttacattccCTATGAccatttataaaaacatttaagtgATGTGGCATTGTCTTAACTTGTCATCTATACCAGATATGACTTCTTGTCTGGGTTCAGAAAGAACTAATTTGGTGtcagaaacagagaggaaacttATCTGATGTGATCACAATTTGCAACATTTGCCGTTCCTcacctttcttcttctccttccagaAGTTTGCGGTAGGCGTTGATCTCCATGTCGAGGGCAAGTTTAACGTCAAGCAACTGTTCGTACTCATTGAGTTGTTGCTGCATCTTTGCCTGGATCTCCATCAATTCGCGTTCTTTGTCTGCCATCAACTTGCGGCTTTTGTCTTTCTCTTGAGACAATGCAGACTCCAGCTCCATAATACGATCACGCCAACCACGGGTCTGAATACAAACATGGTCATAGAGGGAGGTAGCAGTAAGGCATGTGTCACAGGTCATGCCAACACTTAATCATGTGTTTAACATGCTTCAATTCCATAATAGCAGAGATGAAATATTTATCCAATGAAGAATCAGTGAATCAGAAGTTGTATTTGTTATCTTGAGtttttcctgtatttttttattgatgggTAAATTTACATACTTTGAAATAAGTAATGTGAACATAAACCTGGATCCAGAAAATTATCCTTTGATAATCCTGTGTATGAATGATTGACCCAATATTTTATAGAAAGGGGAGCAGAGGactgttttataattaaaacagATTGTTTTCACAGCTTTACAAATAGAAACATAAGTGATAGCATATTGATGGTCTGACAATCAAACTAACTTCAGCCCTGTCCGTCATAGAAACTTGAGCTAGACTTCCTGCATTATCATTTGTCTCACCAGTAGCTAATGCAACATGCCCCCCCAGTGCTAGTTAATAAGGAAGATAAAATGTTAACCTCCTTCTGCAATCCTGTCAGCTGGGCACAGAGGCTCTCAATCCTCCCAGAGGACTCTCTGAGCTCTTCTCTAGCCACGTTGGCTGAAGCTCCGTTCATCTCAGACAACCGATGCAGATCCTCCAGCTGGAAAAAAACAGATGATTCTAGTCAGCAACATAAACGTTGTTTCCTTCTCATCACACTTAAGGGAACTGAGCAGTCAGTCACTTCCTGACATACAGGAAGTTGCTCATGTTGTGTTTGCCATGTTGGCTTACTCGATTTTAAATAGTAAGAGTGACGTAGACTTGTTTACATGCACACTATGAATTAGGACAGCATATGGTTGTATTTTTGCATTCATCTTTTCAGTGATCAGTCTAAATGTTCTTTTCTTATTCATGTTCTGAAGGACTAGacaaacatgcaaacagcaAAATGAACCAATCTTTTTTAATTCACTGTTGTGCTTAAGTTAacacatgcagttatttcacataTGCACTATACACTGCATATGTTGCTCATCATCCACATCAGTTAAGATCACACCTTGTCAGACAATTGATTAATAATTCTTTGTCTAACAAAATCCAATCTTGTCACACTCAGTTCATGCCCTGTTATGTCTTTACAGCTTAGATAAGTTGAGCTCACCAAGTATTGGTGTTTAATTGTTACAAGCATAAAGGGAGTGGATGTCAGTGGAAGAGTGGGGAGAGAGGACAGTCAGGACACACTCATTTACGCATGATGGCAATGTCAGTGGTCTTTAGAGTATGTAGGATCTCAGGGGACTAAACTCTTTGAAACTAAGCCCTGTGTAGTGATTAAAGATGGAAAGCAGCTGGGATCAATCATAGCTGGAAAAGTGCAGCTACCCTAATAGAAAATAGAATAACAGATACTAGCACAAAacgaaaaaaaagagagagaagcagctgtGTCTGCATACACCACCGCCATTCAGAAGAAGTGCtttgtactttgtgtttcaACATGACAATGACCCTGAGCCCAGAGCTTTTTTTCACAGAGCTTGACCAGCCTGCACAAAGCCCTGACCTCAACCCTTCTTCCTCTGGCATGAACGATCACATTTAACATGTAATGGATTAGCAAATGAATGGAGATTCTACTGTACTGAAACTTTTAAAGTTAAGCAAAGTTATAAAGTGAGTGCGTGATTTCCTACTTTGGCCATGTAGGTGCCCTCCATGTTGTCCTTGTATATCTTGATCTGCTCCTCATTCTGAGCCCTCATGTCAGTCAGGGCCTCGGTCAGTTTATATTCATACTCCTCTTTCCGCCCAGAGTCCACCTCCACGAGTCGGGTCTCGTAGCGCTGCCGGGCCTCTTTAACTTCCTGTAACACAGCACAGAGTCAGCACTGTTTCACCCTGTCCTAATTGATTCAAGTCAATTGAGATTAGtttgcaaaaacaaaagaaattaaTATTTTCTTCTAATGAATTAGATAACCATTTGTTGCAGTCCTCTAGAAAATGATGATGCTTCTGCTGTTGTCGGAGACGTCTGTTCGGTTTTATCAACTAATCTCCGGTACTCACCTCTTCATGCATGCTCTTACGGAAGTCCTTGTCCTCAGTCAGACTCTGGCAGCGATTTTCCAAGTCAACGCGCAGAAGCATTTCATCTGAAAGGTGCTTTTTGGTCTGAGTGAGACCTGTATCCAGctggtgacacacacaaaaaggcagTGCTTTAAAAATAAGTCTGGATGAATGTAAAATGGATCTCAAATTTAATATGGACAGAATAGCAttcaagaaaaactaaatatgacAGGGAAGCACTAGTGAAAGAATCAGATAGAAGTAGACAACACTTACAACTACACTTTAAATAGCCACAATTAATCTTTCTGTATCACTCCATTAGTGTCCAAACGAACAGTTAAGACACACAGATCTTTAGAGTCTGCATATTTATGTCAGTAGTGAAGTACCTCCTGCAGCTCTTCTCGCATGTCAGTCATGGTGGCCTCCAGGCCCCTCTTCTCAGACAGTGCTGTAGCCAGCATAGCTTCTTTGGAGTTGAGCTGAGCCTCCAAGTCCTTCAACCTGGCCTGGGCTCCTGCTGCCTCCGAGTCCTTCTTGTGGTAGCTGGAACGAGGCAAAGGCACGTTGAGTTTGTGTAGATGATAGTGTGTGATGCTGGTGTCGGCTTGAGATACCTAAAACTCAAAAAGATTGTCATCAAGGACCTAAGCCACACCTGAACAATGGCAATCAAAGGTATGTAAACTCTTTTTAGCTTGACCTGGTTTTCTGCATTAATTGGTCATTAGATGTCGCCAGATCTTCCTCTAAGTCACAAGTATGGACAAACACAATGTCGTAGGGGATGTTCATAAATTACTTGCAGAtcctcctcactttctgacaAAACACTTACACACAACAAGGGAGCGAGCAGAGACAGTGAACcaggtcaaaagtagaaaaagtATTCCCCATCCCAGaacatatattttttcattgacATATTGAGTTGAAGGTGACTATGCTGCTGACGGCTTTACTGTTGCTGATCTAGATGCATTATTTcttcatgttttaaatatttttctccatgaacattttttgaaaatgtttatttataaagacaCGCAGGATTTCTATATCCTAGTCATAAGCCTGGGTTAACTATATAAAGTCTTTCAGTGGGTTTGTGAGCAAAGAGGACATTTTTTTCTCATGGTGTGCCTCTAGGTTAAACGGTTGTGGGACTGCCCCTAAAGTGTACAAACTATGAGTGGAATGTAGAATGGTATGTCCACTTTCTCACGTGTTACTGAAAAACATTAGCTAGGAGAGGCCAGGCTCTCACTTCACAGAACAGTTATTAAACTAGTAAAGCTACCAAACATACTTTAGAAAGTGATCATACAGATTTGTCAAGAATAACATCAGAGCTGTATATTCCAAAACTGCTCCTGTTATTGTATATCTTATTGCATCTTAAGTTTTCAGTCAACACAGGGACAATTATAAATTGGCCAGAGAAATTTTAGGATTCACACAGGCATTATGGTTACATTTTTACTGCATGCATGCACATTAAAAAGAGAAAGGCCAGAAAGGATTAGAAAGGCCAAATGGGTTCCTTGTATTGATGAAAACATCAACATAACAATTTTAACTGAATGATTAAACTAAATAAGTACATTAAAAATATCTTTGACTTGTCTTCTGATGATGAGCAAACACATAACTATCTGTTATTTCATCAAACTGACCAGACACAATCCACAATTTTAAATACAACAGAGTACACTGCACAGCTTCCAGGATTTATCAGAAAACATACATGAGTGATATAGACCAAACCAGTTGGACACCGTCCAGTTTCATTCAGTCACTCGAATATGAAAGTGCGCTGTAGCCTTCAACAGCAAATAACCTTAAGTTATTGAATAAACAAACAGCTCCCGCCCTGTTTTAAAGATAATGTGCAACACTATCTACATAATGGTTGTATTGTCCACTCTAGCTGGTGTTGTTGCAGCTGCTGGAAACACCTGCTCAACTGGGACAAATGTCCGGAAGATgaacaaatactcacaacataTGCTGCCAGGTGCCAGCCCAGTAGCACCGGTACATGCATCTTAACTCAGAGCAGGAGTGTGTCCATTTTATACAGTTCATCTCTTCTGTATGCATTATGTTCGAAG
Proteins encoded in this window:
- the lmnb1 gene encoding lamin-B1; this translates as MATAAATPTGQRSTCGSGTPLSPTRITRLQEKHQLRDLNDRLAHYIDTVRSLESENSVLHQQISEKEDVRSREVTGLKALYETELADARRCLDDSSKERAWLQIELGKFKSENEQLLHNYHKKDSEAAGAQARLKDLEAQLNSKEAMLATALSEKRGLEATMTDMREELQELDTGLTQTKKHLSDEMLLRVDLENRCQSLTEDKDFRKSMHEEEVKEARQRYETRLVEVDSGRKEEYEYKLTEALTDMRAQNEEQIKIYKDNMEGTYMAKLEDLHRLSEMNGASANVAREELRESSGRIESLCAQLTGLQKETRGWRDRIMELESALSQEKDKSRKLMADKERELMEIQAKMQQQLNEYEQLLDVKLALDMEINAYRKLLEGEEERLKLSPSPSSRVTVSRASSSSRSLQTTRGKRKRVDVEEQEASSSVSIAHSASATGSICIDEIDTDGKFICLQHSGDEDQAMGGFELIKTTGNATATYNFTPKYILKAGQKVTVWASDAGVSSKPPTDLLWKNQSSWASGEDVHVLLINPQGEEVAKRTTTYQTAIEEQDEDEEDDGVEEEEELFNQQGDPRSAKGGCSIM